Part of the Gallalistipes aquisgranensis genome, TAAAGTTATTGGCATAGAACGAGAGCGACACATGGTCGCCGATCTCTTTCGTGATACTCAGGTTGGCCGAGAAATAGGGATCGTACCCGTCCCGGGCAAACGTATAGACGTTGCCCGACTTGCGGATCAGGTGCGCGAAGGCGGGATCGTCGGCTTCGGCCTGCGTGAAGGGGCGGATATTGCCGTCCGTATCCATGTAGGCCACGGGCCGGATGGCCGTGTAGGAGTCTCCCCCGTAAATGTCCCCGCCCGTAGGGACGTTGCTGTCCTCCGTCACAGTAAAGGCATAGGGACGTCCGCCGTACTCGGACAGCCGCTGCGAACGCCTCAGCAGCGCCATCTCCAACCGGCAGGAGACCACGAGGCGTGCTCCGGGGATATGAGTGATCGCCGTCACGTTGGCGTCCAGCCGACAGGTCCGCTCCCCGTTGTAGGAGTCCGCTCCCGCATAGATACCCACATACTGATAAGAGCGGTTTGCGATCGACGTGTGCGACCACCCGGTATTGTAGTAATATGTAAGCTGGTCGTCCACGTATTCCGTCTGAGTGAAGGCTGCGTCCACCCGCACCTGCGTGCGGACAGGCACAATCTCCGGAAAATCCACGATCAGTTCCGCCCCCCGACGGGTGATGTCGGTCCCGTTGTCGGGCGAAGTCGAGGCCACGAAGGTCCGGTCGGTCACCTTCAGCGCCATCTCCGTCCAGGAATCCTCCCGTCCGCCGCGCACGTACACCGCCCCGGTCTGGCTGTCTACCTTCACCTCCGGATCCGAGGGCATGGAGAACCCGTCGGGCAGTTGCAGCACGTTGTATGAAAACGGAGTGTAACTCCTCGCATATTTATAGGGAAGCCTCGTGCGGTTATGATAGCCCACCAGCGAGATCCGCACTCCTCCGGCCTCCGCCTCCACGCCGATCTCCGCGTTGTGGTTGCGCTGCCAGCGCAGATTCCCGTTGTGCAGCAGGGTATAGGGCTGGGTGTAATACACGTATGAAGAACGGTTGTTGTCATAGGAAAATCCGAAAGTCTGAATGTCCCGGTACTCCTGCGCCGGATAGAGCACCCAGTAGGAAGGCAATTTTTCGGTGACGCCCCATCCTCCACGTACGGTCACACCGCGGCCCATCCTCCACCGGACATTGAAACGCGGCGAAAAGGTGTTCAAATGGTCGTAATGCGATCCCCGGACGAACACGTTCTCCATCCGTACGCCGGCCATCAGTTCCAGCGAGGTCCGTCCCACAGGAAGTGTCAGATTCTCTTCGGCATACGCCGAAAGGTTGTGCATGTAGGGATAGGAGGAATAGGGTCGAGGACGATAGCCATGCGGCGCCAGCCGGGGATCGAGGTAATACTCCCCCTCTCCCGCGTTGCCTGTGGCCTTCCACTGCACCCCGGCCTTGAGCCGGCTGAACAGAGGGCCGACACGGCCGTTGAGTTCGTACTTCAGCGAGGCCGTATAGTCCAGTTCCCGGGAATCCACCACCTGGTCCGAAAAATAGATATAGGGCAGCTTGTCCGCCAGAAAATAGCCTTCCGAAGCGGCATGGGCGGCCGGTTGTTCCGAAGCCTCGGAACAGTAGGCATGGTCGCGGGTACGCCGGTCGTTATAGAACAGCGAGGCGTCGAACTTGAGATTGGTGATCCACGGCCGGTTCAGCAGCCACACGAGCGCGACGTCGGCCCGCACGACATTGTCCCATTCTCTGGTCCAGGAGCCGGTAAAGGCGTCCGGATCGTCCTCCGTATTCATTCCGCCCACGTTGCCCGACACGCCGGCCCGGAGTTTCAGCACCTTGCGGAACGTGTTGCTGTATCCCACCGAAAATCCGCGGCGGGTATAAGAGGCATAAGGCGAGGAGAGTTTCTTTGTGGCCCGAGTCCACTCACCGTCGATATTGAGCGCACCACGGTTTCCTCCCAGGTCGAACCCTTTCGAGAAGGCAAACTGGTAAGTCCTCGGATTCACGGCCGTGGAGACGTTCCACGGCGTATGGCCCCTCCGGGTATGGATTCGGACGATCCCGCTGTTCAGGTCGCCGTATTCCGCCGACGGCACACCGGTGATCACCTCCACCGATTCGATGTTCGACACGGGAATGTTCCGGGTATCCGCCCCGCCCGGCGCTCCGAAAGAGGCGTTGTTGCCCATACGCACACCGTCCACCTCCACGACGGTACCAAACGGAGCATTGCCCGCATCGGAACCTCCTCCCCGCAGGGAGAAGGCACGTGCCGTGGTCAGGTCGGGATTGACGGTCTTGCCGCCGGGCAGCAGGGCAGCGATATCCGAGACATTGGACATCTGCAGGTGGTCGAGGGCGTTCCTCCCGATCACCAGTGTCGTATTCAGACTCTGCGGACGGGCCTGGGCGGTCACCACCACGTCGCCGATCTCCAGCGACATCGCCCGCATCCGTATGTCGAGGCTGTCCGCATCCCCGCGGATATCGAGGGGGCGGGAGACTTTGGCATACCCTAAGAAAGAGACCTCCAGCACATAATCGCCCTCTGGAATCCCTTCGATGACGAACCGCCCGTCGCGTCCGGACGTGGCCCAGAGATAGGTGCCCTCCAGCACGACGGATGCGCCCCCTATCGCTTCTCCCGACTCGGCGTCCCTCACCCTTCCCGCGATGCGCCGGAGCGGATCCGCCGGGGCGGACACAGCGGCAGCAACGGACAACACACTGGTTATCAGCAAGACGACCCGTCTGAAACGGACACTCCCGACTATTTGTATCTGACTCAACATCATTCTCCGAAAATTCAGTGCAAATTTCCGGAGAAAACACCATCGGAATCAATCCCCACAAATAGGTATTTCCCGAACCGCTCTATCCACAAATGTAGGCACCAGACAAAAAAGGCGGCCGAAACCGCCCGAATATCCGGTTCCCCGCCCCCCCTTCTTATGGTCCATGCCTCGTATGTCAACGACCTGAAGCTGAAATAGGATGGGACGAGGTTGTCGCATATTGTCGGCAGCCCTGGCATCGGTAATGCTCGGGACGCTGCCCGCCGCCGCGCAGCGGGGGCTGCCGGGGCTGTTGGCCGTGGAGCTGGCTGCGGGTCCGGCGGACGGATTTCTGATACGCGACAACAGGGGGGCGCCCCGTATCTGGTGCGGCGTGGCCCTGAACCGCTGGAGCCGGGAGCACTCGCGCTGGAGCTTCGAGGCCGCATGGCTGCAAAAGGACTATAAATGAGCCGTAGGACAATAAAACTAATGAATGATTTTGTATTTTTGTGTCAGAAGAAAGGATAAGTTATGAAACAAGGGCAATCAACAGAAGAAAACCTCGGCCCGATGAAACTCATATTTAACTATGAGGACGTGTTTTTCAGTTTCTTTTATGACGACATCGGCGGTTGCATCCACCGCTCGCGGGAGTATGCAATGAACTATGTCTATTCAGGCGAGATGATACTGGAAAACGGCAAGGAACAGATCCATGTCGGCAAGGGCGAGTGCGTCTTTATTCCGCGCGACCACCACATTACCATGTACAAAAAACCTTTCGACGGGGAGAGGTATTGCGGGATATTCCTGAATTTTACCCGCAGTTTCCTGCGGGAGATGTACTCGAAGTTCGAACGGTATAAGGTTCCGTCCAATACACCGAAACTCGAATCGGGAGTCGTCAAACTGCCCAAGACGGCAGAGATAACGAGCCTTTTTGCCTCGCTGACCCCATTTTTCGATCCGAAAGTGAAGCCACAGGACGATTTCATGCAACTGAAACTGCAGGAGGGCTTGCTGGCCCTGCTCCATATTGACGAGCGGTTCGCTCCCACCTTGTTCGACTTCAACGAACCGTGGAAAATCGACATTCTGGACTTCATGAACAAGAATTACATGTACGAGTTCTCGATGGAGGAACTGGCGCACTATACCGGACGGAGTCTCGCCACCTTCAAGCGGGATTTCAAGAAGATCAGCGACCTGACGCCCGAAAAGTGGCTTATCCGCAAACGGCTCGAAGTGGCCTACGCCATGATGCAGGAAGGCGGAAAGAAAATCGTGGATGTCTATACGAGCGTGGGATTCAAGAACCAGTCCCATTTCTCCGCAGCGTTCAAAAAACAATACGGCATCGCACCGACGGCTGTTGCCGCAATTATATAGCTATTTAATTTTGCGGGAACATTTGCATTTGTGAAATTATGGAAAGGGATAATAAGGGAAATGAGAGACCGGACAGAATAGAGGTGCGCGGAGCGAGGGTACACAATCTGAAAAACATCGATGTAGACGTGCCGCTTGGGAAAATAGTCGGCATCGCGGGGGTGTCCGGTTCAGGCAAGAGCTCGCTGGCGCTCGGGGTGCTGTATGCGGAAGGATCACGGAGGTATCTGGAGTCGCTTTCGACCTATACCCGCAGGAGAATGACCCAGGCCACCCGTGCCGGTGTAGACGAGGTGCTGTACGTGCCGGCGGCCCTGGCCATGCACCAGCGTCCGGCCGTTCCGGGCATCCGCAGCACTTTCGGCACCGGTACGGAGCTACTCAACATGCTGCGCCTGATTTACTCGCGGCTGGCCTCCCACCGCTGCCCCAACGGACATTACGTGCAGCCTTCGCTGAATGTCGCCGCCGGGCTGGAGTTGGTCTGCCCGGAATGCGGAGCGCATTTCTTCGCACCTGGCGCGGAGGAATTGTCTTTCAACAGCAGCGGGGCCTGCCCGTCTTGCGACGGTACCGGGACTGTCCGTACCGTGGATGAGTCCACCCTTGTTCCGGACGAGACGCTGAGCATCGACCAGGGTGCTGTGGCTCCGTGGAATGCCCTGATGTGGTCGCTGATGACCGACGTCTGCCGGGCGATGGGCGTGCGCACGGACGTGCCTTTCAACCAACTGACTCCGGAGGAAAGAGAGATTGTCTTTCACGGACCGGCCGAAAAGAAGCATATATTCTACCATTCGAAGAACACCAATCAGGCCGGCGAACTGGATTTCACTTATTTCAATGCCGTCTATACCGTACAGAACGCCTTGTCCAAAGTCAAGGACGAGAAGGGGATGAAACGGGTGGAAAAGTTTCTGAAGGCCGGACCGTGCCCGGACTGCGGAGGCTCGCGTTTCTCGGAGGCCGCCCGCGCTCCGAAAGTCCGGGGTATCTCCATAGACGAGGCCAGCCGGATGAGCCTGCGGGAACTGGCGGAATGGGTAGGGGGTGTGCCGGCCTCCCTACCGGAAGAGATGCGCCCGATGGCGGAGCGGATCTGCGAATCCTTCCTCGATGCCTCGGTGCGTCTGCTGGATTTAGGAGTGGGCTATCTGAGCCTCGACCGCGCGGCATCGACCCTTTCTACGGGAGAGCGGCAACGGATGCAACTGGCACGGGCGGTGCGCAACCGTACCACCGGAGTACTTTATGTTCTGGACGAGCCTTCCATCGGCCTGCATCCGGCCAACATCGTGGGACTGGCCGGGGTAATGAAGGACCTGATAGCGGACGGCAATTCCATTGTGCTGGTGGACCATGATACGCAGATACTGGCTGAGGCAGACTGGATGATAGAGATGGGGCCGGGAGCCGGTTCCTCGGGCGGGCAGGTGATAGCCGAGGGTACGCTGGAGGATATAGAGCGGAATAACGCATCGAAGATAGGACCGTTCCTGAGCAAGGCTGCTGTGGTAAATGCCCGACAGCGGACTTCGGAGGCGGAGTTGTTCGCCCAAGGCCGCATACACCTGTCCACCGGCCCGGTGCATACCGTGAGGTCGTTGGAAGTAGATATTCCCAAGGGCCGTCTGACTGTGGTGACAGGAGTCTCCGGCTCGGGCAAAACGACCCTCATACTGGAGAGTCTGGTACCGGCCCTGCAGACAATAGTCTCCGGAGGGAAGCTGCCGGACCACGTGCGGGAGATCCGCGCCGACGGCATCCGTCACGCCAAGCTGATAGACGCTTCGCCCATCGGCATCAATATCCGCTCGACTGTAGCTACTTACGCCGATGTCCACGATGAGCTCCGCAAGGTCTATGCCCGTATTCCGGAGGCAAAGGCCGGGGGATGGAAGAACGGGGATTTCTCCTACAATACCGGCCGGCTGCGCTGTCCGACCTGCGACGGTACGGGAGTGATAAGCCTCGACGTGCAGTTTCTGCCGGATGTGGATATTCCGTGTCCGGACTGCAGGGGCTCGCGCTATTCCAAGGCGGCCTACAGGATACGACGGGAGAACAGCGAGGGTGCATTCCATTCACTTCCGGAGTTGATGGCCATGGATGTGGATGATGCGATGGTAGCCTGCGGAGACTTGCGGACTGTGTGTCAGCGTCTGCAGGTGCTCCATGACCTCGGCCTCGGATACCTTACTCTCGGCGAGCAGACTCCCGGACTTTCGGGCGGTGAGGCCCAACGTCTCAAACTGGCCAGCGAGATAGGCAGGGAGCAGGACGATTCGGTATTCGTGTTCGACGAGCCGACCATCGGTCTGCATCCATCCGATGTCCGGATTCTCCTGCAGGTATTCCAGCGGCTGATAGACCGGGGCGCGACTGTCATCGTCATCGAGCACGACCAGGATGTCATCCGCTCGGCCGACTACATTATCGACATGGGCCCCGGCGGCGGCGAGGACGGCGGCCGCATCGTCGCTGCCGGTACTCCCGACGACATCCGCCGCTGCCCAGACAGCGTTACCGGACGGTTCATCTGACCTGAATTTTGAGAGTTTCCGGAAATCAGTCGCATTTCTCGGCAGCGTTCAAGAAACAGTACGGTATCGTACCGACGACGGGGGCGGCCGAATAATGTGAATCAAATAACTGCAATATGGACACCACTTTTCACGTCATTGACCGAACTTCTTGGGAGCGAAATATCTACTTCGAGTACTATTTCTCTCAAATCAAATGCAAGTACAACCTGAATGCCTGCCTTGACATCACACATTTGCGGAAAGTACAACAGGAAAGGGAATTGCGCTTCTTTCCGCTGATGCTGTACGTCATCATGCATGCGGTCAATCAAAACAAGGAGTTCCGCATGAGCTTCAATACCGAAGGCGAACTGGGGTACTGGGAGGAAGTAGTACCGAGCTACACGCTTTTCCATTCCGAAAACCAGACATTTACCGATATCTGGAGCGAATATCATACCGACCTCGACATGTTTTACCGTACTGTTGTAGAGGACATGGATCGGTATCGTAACGTAACCGGAGTCATCAAGGCACGACCCGGACAACCTGCCAATTTCTGCCCTGTGTCGTGCCTGCCGTGGCTCAGTTTCACCTCCTTTTCGCAAGACACCTATACGGACAACTTGTTCCTGTTCCCGCTCATCAGATTCGGAAAATTCACTGAGGAGGGCACTCGGACGAAGATTCCAGTTTCCGTCTTTGTAAGCCATGCCGTGGCTGACGGCTATCATACCTGCAAGCTCATCAATGACATGCAAGAGATTGCCGACCGGATGTGAACACCCCTTTTTATCGGTCTTCAATTTGACCTTTTCACCAATACGATTTGAGCCTCACAACAATTCGGTTGTGGGGCTTTTGCTTTACCTTTGCATCCGTAACCAAGGATAAATGTCTAAAAGGAGATAAAACGATGAACATGGATTTTAATCTTTTCACGCCGACCAAACTGTTGTTCGGTCGCGGTAAGTTGAATGAACTCGGCGACCAAAAACTGCCGGGAAAGAGAGCATTATTGCTGATTTCAAGCGGAAAGTCCGTAAAGGTTAATGGCACGCTCGACCGTGTGACAGCTCAACTGGATAAGGCTGGTGTCGCCTACACCATCTGCAACAATATTCACGAAAATCCCTCAAAAGAAGTCGTGATGGAAGCAGCCGCCTGCGCTAAGGAGAACGCCTGCGACTTTATCCTTGCATTGGGAGGCGGTGCCGTACTCGATTCGGCCGTAGCGGTGGCGGCTATGGCGACCAATCCCGGCGACCTGTGGGATTATGTGTGCGGAGGTACGGGCAAAGCACACCCCTTGCAGTATCCGGGGCTTCCCATCGTGACCATTGCCACCACATCGGGCACAGGCTCGGAAATCAACTGCTGGGGCGTCATCTCCAACCACGAGACCAACGAAAAAATCGGTTTCGGCACACCGGAACTGACCCCCGTGCTTGCCATTGTGGACCCGGAACTGATGTGCACCGTTCCTGCCAGGTACACTGCTTATCAAGGATTCGACGCCCTGTTCCATAATACGGAAGTAATGATTAGC contains:
- a CDS encoding conjugal transfer protein TraO, producing MGRGCRILSAALASVMLGTLPAAAQRGLPGLLAVELAAGPADGFLIRDNRGAPRIWCGVALNRWSREHSRWSFEAAWLQKDYK
- a CDS encoding excinuclease ABC subunit UvrA; this translates as MERDNKGNERPDRIEVRGARVHNLKNIDVDVPLGKIVGIAGVSGSGKSSLALGVLYAEGSRRYLESLSTYTRRRMTQATRAGVDEVLYVPAALAMHQRPAVPGIRSTFGTGTELLNMLRLIYSRLASHRCPNGHYVQPSLNVAAGLELVCPECGAHFFAPGAEELSFNSSGACPSCDGTGTVRTVDESTLVPDETLSIDQGAVAPWNALMWSLMTDVCRAMGVRTDVPFNQLTPEEREIVFHGPAEKKHIFYHSKNTNQAGELDFTYFNAVYTVQNALSKVKDEKGMKRVEKFLKAGPCPDCGGSRFSEAARAPKVRGISIDEASRMSLRELAEWVGGVPASLPEEMRPMAERICESFLDASVRLLDLGVGYLSLDRAASTLSTGERQRMQLARAVRNRTTGVLYVLDEPSIGLHPANIVGLAGVMKDLIADGNSIVLVDHDTQILAEADWMIEMGPGAGSSGGQVIAEGTLEDIERNNASKIGPFLSKAAVVNARQRTSEAELFAQGRIHLSTGPVHTVRSLEVDIPKGRLTVVTGVSGSGKTTLILESLVPALQTIVSGGKLPDHVREIRADGIRHAKLIDASPIGINIRSTVATYADVHDELRKVYARIPEAKAGGWKNGDFSYNTGRLRCPTCDGTGVISLDVQFLPDVDIPCPDCRGSRYSKAAYRIRRENSEGAFHSLPELMAMDVDDAMVACGDLRTVCQRLQVLHDLGLGYLTLGEQTPGLSGGEAQRLKLASEIGREQDDSVFVFDEPTIGLHPSDVRILLQVFQRLIDRGATVIVIEHDQDVIRSADYIIDMGPGGGEDGGRIVAAGTPDDIRRCPDSVTGRFI
- a CDS encoding iron-containing alcohol dehydrogenase, producing MNMDFNLFTPTKLLFGRGKLNELGDQKLPGKRALLLISSGKSVKVNGTLDRVTAQLDKAGVAYTICNNIHENPSKEVVMEAAACAKENACDFILALGGGAVLDSAVAVAAMATNPGDLWDYVCGGTGKAHPLQYPGLPIVTIATTSGTGSEINCWGVISNHETNEKIGFGTPELTPVLAIVDPELMCTVPARYTAYQGFDALFHNTEVMISRFVNVLSEPIALSAIEHIAKYLPRAVKDGNDMEAREAVAYGSTIAGLTMQLTSTTAEHSMEHAMSAYHHDLPHGAGLIMISNEFYRFFVERHACDRQFVKMARAMGMKEADKPEDFLTALAELQKACGVDNLKMSDYGITKEECNTLARNARETMGGLFAANPCEMTHEDCTRIFERAYR
- a CDS encoding TonB-dependent receptor; the protein is MLSQIQIVGSVRFRRVVLLITSVLSVAAAVSAPADPLRRIAGRVRDAESGEAIGGASVVLEGTYLWATSGRDGRFVIEGIPEGDYVLEVSFLGYAKVSRPLDIRGDADSLDIRMRAMSLEIGDVVVTAQARPQSLNTTLVIGRNALDHLQMSNVSDIAALLPGGKTVNPDLTTARAFSLRGGGSDAGNAPFGTVVEVDGVRMGNNASFGAPGGADTRNIPVSNIESVEVITGVPSAEYGDLNSGIVRIHTRRGHTPWNVSTAVNPRTYQFAFSKGFDLGGNRGALNIDGEWTRATKKLSSPYASYTRRGFSVGYSNTFRKVLKLRAGVSGNVGGMNTEDDPDAFTGSWTREWDNVVRADVALVWLLNRPWITNLKFDASLFYNDRRTRDHAYCSEASEQPAAHAASEGYFLADKLPYIYFSDQVVDSRELDYTASLKYELNGRVGPLFSRLKAGVQWKATGNAGEGEYYLDPRLAPHGYRPRPYSSYPYMHNLSAYAEENLTLPVGRTSLELMAGVRMENVFVRGSHYDHLNTFSPRFNVRWRMGRGVTVRGGWGVTEKLPSYWVLYPAQEYRDIQTFGFSYDNNRSSYVYYTQPYTLLHNGNLRWQRNHNAEIGVEAEAGGVRISLVGYHNRTRLPYKYARSYTPFSYNVLQLPDGFSMPSDPEVKVDSQTGAVYVRGGREDSWTEMALKVTDRTFVASTSPDNGTDITRRGAELIVDFPEIVPVRTQVRVDAAFTQTEYVDDQLTYYYNTGWSHTSIANRSYQYVGIYAGADSYNGERTCRLDANVTAITHIPGARLVVSCRLEMALLRRSQRLSEYGGRPYAFTVTEDSNVPTGGDIYGGDSYTAIRPVAYMDTDGNIRPFTQAEADDPAFAHLIRKSGNVYTFARDGYDPYFSANLSITKEIGDHVSLSFYANNFTNSRRYVTSYATGVGAIFTPDFYYGLTCRLKF
- a CDS encoding AraC family transcriptional regulator — translated: MKLIFNYEDVFFSFFYDDIGGCIHRSREYAMNYVYSGEMILENGKEQIHVGKGECVFIPRDHHITMYKKPFDGERYCGIFLNFTRSFLREMYSKFERYKVPSNTPKLESGVVKLPKTAEITSLFASLTPFFDPKVKPQDDFMQLKLQEGLLALLHIDERFAPTLFDFNEPWKIDILDFMNKNYMYEFSMEELAHYTGRSLATFKRDFKKISDLTPEKWLIRKRLEVAYAMMQEGGKKIVDVYTSVGFKNQSHFSAAFKKQYGIAPTAVAAII
- a CDS encoding CatA-like O-acetyltransferase; its protein translation is MDTTFHVIDRTSWERNIYFEYYFSQIKCKYNLNACLDITHLRKVQQERELRFFPLMLYVIMHAVNQNKEFRMSFNTEGELGYWEEVVPSYTLFHSENQTFTDIWSEYHTDLDMFYRTVVEDMDRYRNVTGVIKARPGQPANFCPVSCLPWLSFTSFSQDTYTDNLFLFPLIRFGKFTEEGTRTKIPVSVFVSHAVADGYHTCKLINDMQEIADRM